The Planococcus halocryophilus nucleotide sequence AATAGCGAATTTTCGTACCCCACTCCCTTTAACGCCCATCAACACAAAGAAGTACGAAATAACAACAACAGAGTTCCATGCATTCCCGGGCAATAAACTTGGTGAAAGTTCGTTATACGCCCCTCCAGGTAGATCCGGCAAATAGATGATTGCAGAAACTACAGCTAAAATACTGAACAGCCAAGTCGCTAACAAACTATGGACTGTCCCGGAAAAATACGCCAACATTTTAGCATCGTAATTGCCATACGTCTTATTAGTTATCCACAGCAATATCGACCAAGCATAGTAGAAAAAAAGTGCACTGAAGGCCAATATATAAAAATGCCGTTCAATTAGATGGGTGCGATCATTAAATAAGGGCTGCACTTCTCCAATCGGTGCATAGCCTAATATGCTAATAATCGGCAAAAATAAAAGCACAAGTGAAAAAGAAGAAAATCCCACCTTAAAAATGTATATATCCATTAATAACTTGAAGGAAAATAGAATTAAAATGAACAAGTTCCATGGATCATCAGCATTGAAAGCCTGACCTATTTGCAGCAAGTAATAGATCACTGAAATCCCAGTTATTAAATTGACGATGATAAACAAGACATTTTCAAATCGATCATCGGCTTTCATATGCTTTTCCATAATCTCATTCCTTTATTTATAATTCTCTTTTTCGACACCCCACTACCTTCCACTCTGCTAGGAAGGTGCATCTGCAGAGAACAACTGGGATTCTTTATTTTTTTTTTTTGATCGCCTATATAGGTAAGTTAAAATTTTCATATGCAAGAAAGTGGAAAGGTAATAGAATAGAAAATTCAATGACACTCGGTCATTTTTAAATCCTTCTATCAGTATTTTTCTAGACAACTGCACAACTTCTTTGTTTTGACCGATAATACCCGTCCGGAAAACAACTTTCCAAATGGTTAAAGTAAAACGATGAAAAGTAGACTTCCGCTGTTGCATAGCTAGTTCTTTATACTTCTCGAAAATGCTTAAATGCCCGTTGAGCACGGAAGTTTTATTGGTCGTAATTCGTTCCCCGCTATGATGATAAAATAACACCATGCTTTCTTTGACAAAATCGAATTTTGTCACCTGCGCCAGTCTGATATACAAATCCCAATCTTGACAACTGGGCAACTTGGCATCAAAGCCCTCTATTTGATCTAATACTTCTTTTCTAACTAGTACAGAAGAAGTCGTATCGATATAGTTAAACTCAAGCAACTTGGACAAAATATCTCCGCGATATTCCGGAATGATTTTACGAGTAGGCTGATTGTTTTCATCAACTACTTGCACCCCTGTATAAACTACTCCGACATCTGGCTCGTCATTAAATTTCTCTAACTGCATTTCGATTTTTTCTGGCAGCCACTGATCATCTGAATCTAAAAATCCGATGAAATTCCCAGTAGCCTTTCTTAACCCGGTATTCCTTGCTTCCGATCCGCCTTTGTTCACCTCATGTTTCAAGTAGATAATTCGGTCATCTGTCATTTCTGCCACAACAGCTTCCGTATCATCAGTTGAAAAATCATCAATAATGATGATTTCCAAGTTTTGATGACTTTGCTTTTCTAAACTTCCCACAGCTTTTTTCAGCAGTTCCGAACGATTGAACGTTGGAATAATAACACTGACTTTGTCATTTAAGGTCACCATTGCACTTTATCCCTCCACCCGTTAAGGAAACCGCTCTATTTAGTATTCGCTGATTGCACTCTTTTCTTGTTTCACTAAATTACAGTCATGCGTCACCATAATTTCCACAAGTTCTTCAAAAGAAGTCGCCGTCGGATTCCATCCAAGTAGCTTTTTCGCTTTTGCAGGGTCGCCCAGTAATTGTTCAACCTCAGCTAAACGGAAATATTCCGGATTTACTTCAACTACAATTTCCCCAGTATTAACATCAAAGCCTTTTTCATCAATTCCTTCTCCTTGCCACTCTATTTCGATTCCTGCATGTTTAAATGCGAGTGTCGCAAATTCACGCACAGTGTGCATTTCGCCGGTTGCGATGACAAAATCTTCTGGCGTATCGTGTTGCAAAATAAGCCACATACATTCTACGTAGTCTTTGGCATAACCCCAGTCTCGTCTAGCATCAAGGTTTCCAAGTAACAATTTGTCTTGTTTGCCGTTAGAGATACGCGCAACAGCCATAGTGATTTTACGCGTGACAAACGTTTCTCCACGTCGTTCGGATTCGTGGTTAAAAAGAATGCCGTTGACCGCGAACATATCATAAGATTCCCGGTAGTTTTTTGTAATCCAATAGCCATATAATTTCGCCACTCCATATGGCGAACGCGGATAAAACGGCGTTGTTTCTCGTTGTGGAACTTCTTGTACTTTCCCGTATAGTTCCGAAGTAGAAGCTTGATAAATGCGCGTCTTTTTCTCTAAACCGAGAATACGAACCGCTTCTAAAATACGCAAAGTGCCGATTCCATCAACATCTGCTGTATATTCAGGTGTCTCAAACGATACTTTCACATGAGACATAGCTGCTAAGTTATAAATTTCATCTGGTTTAATTTCACTGATTAGTCGAATGATATTAGAAGTATCTGTCATATCCCCATAATGTATATAAAAATTTTCACTCGACTTTAACTCTTCAATATATAAGTGCTCAATGCGTCCTGTATTGAAACTTGAACTTCTCCGAATGATGCCATGTACTTCGTAACCTTTTTCTAATAAGAAATCCGATAGAAACGAACCGTCTTGACCGTTTACTCCAGTAATCAATGCCTTTTTCATAATGATCCCCCTTATAATCGTACTTTCTCTGTCTGTTCTAAAAACCAGTCATAAGCCATTTTTAATCCATCATCTAGCGGAATTTTCGCTTCCCACCCAAGACTCTTTAATCGACTAACATCCACTAACTTACGCGGCGTACCATCAGGTTTCGATGTATTAAAGACGATTTCACCCTCATAGCCAACTGTTTTCCCCACTTTTTCAGCCAGCTCTTTAATCGAAATATCTTTGCCAACACCGATATTGACCAAATCGTTTCCGTTGTAAGTATTCATCAAGTATATGGCTGCATCTGCCAAATCATCAGAGTAAAGAAATTCCCGTTTTGGCGTTCCCGTGCCCCAAACTTCAACAGTCTCAGCCTGAGAAACTTTTGCTTCATGAAATTTCCGAATAAGCGCCGGTAGAACATGTGAACTTGTTAAGTCGAAATTGTCATTCGGGCCAAATAGGTTTGTAGGCATAATTGATATAAAGTTCGTGCCATATTGACGATTATAAGATTGGCACATTTTAATGCCCGCTATTTTAGCAATAGCGTATGGCTCATTTGTCGGCTCAAGTTCTCCGGTCAATAAGGAATCTTCTCTCATCGGCTGTTCTGCTAGTCTCGGATAAATACATGTACTGCCGAGAAACAGTAGTTTTTTTACTCTATTCCGATGAGCAGCATCAATGACATTTGTTTGAATCATCAAATTGTCTCGGATGAATTCTGCTGGGTAGTCGTTATTTGCAGCAATTCCCCCAACTTTTGCTGCTGCTAAAAATACGTAGTCTGGTCGTTGTTCTTGAAAAAAAGAATCGACTTGATTGGAGTTTGTCAGATCCAGTTCTTTACTGGTCCGAAACACAAGATTATGATAGCCCTTTTCTTGTAGGTTTCGTACAATTGCCGATCCGACAAGACCTCGATGTCCCGCTACGTAAATTTTCGATTCCAAGTTCATAAATACCCCACCTTTTTTAGCTATTGCCTTATATAATCCGATAGAAGTTAACGTTTATTTCATGCTCGTTTTTTTAAAAAATCAATTTCGGTTAAAAAACGACCTTTTACCCAAGACTTTATACTTACTAATCAAACTTATTTTCTTATTCTAACATACAATAGTCTAAATATTACAGATTATTTAGACTATTTAATGTTTTGTGCAATTAATTTTAATTTTGTACAGAGCAAATGTACAAGACATTTCTTTCAAACCATGTTTACCCTTGTTTCACTAACGTTTTTTTTCGAAAAAATCCTTTTACCTCAACTATTAACTCACGTTGATTTAATACCATCAACACACCATAAATTAGTCCACCAGTAATCGCGTCAGTAATGATGATTCCAACTGCTCCAACTTCTGTTAATCGGGAATTCAGCAAATACAAAAGTGCCATCATGATAAAAGAATGAACTACCGGCTTAACTATTGATAAATTTAATTCACGCAAGCTATCTCCGATAATTTGACGGATCCGCACAAAATAACTGACATAAAACAACAGCATTTTAAGCAAACCAACCGCAATCGCCACCACAAAAATTTCACCCGATAGTCCTGCTAGAAATACGACAACTGGAATAATCGCTAGCTGAAACAATTGCCAGTAAAAGCTCCACCTTACTTTGCCAACAGCGATAAATAAGCTACCACTTGGATTTCCCAACGCTTTAAACAATCCGTACAAGCAAAGGATTTGAATAATGAGAATACTCCTTTCCCAATCTTCTCCTAGCAGAAGTGGAACTGCGTATGGCGCAAGAACAATAACCCCTGCCAATAACGGTGCATTAAAGCTTGTTAACATAGTTGTGATTAGCAAATAAGTTTTTCTCAACTTTCGTTTATCCAATTGAATTTTTGAAAATACAGGAAATGCAACTCGGTTAATCATAGAATTCAACTTTTGGACTGGCTGCATAATAAGATTCATGGCCATGCTGTAATAACCAAGCGCGACAGGACCTAACATAACTCCTACAACCATTTGATCAATTTTAGTGGTGAAATAATTGATACTTGTGGAACCTAGACGATACAAACCAAAGCTGACAAAACCTTTAATCGCCTTCCACGAAAAGACCAGTTGTGGTCGAGTTTCCGCATCCTGATAACCAGCTATAACCCACGGAACACTCCTAAATAACGACATCACAATATGTCCGTAAACGAGTGACCAGGCACCCAGAGCTGTAAAAGCTGCTAAGTAAACTGTTAACAAGACGCCAATTGTTGTCGCCAAAATTTCATTTTTAGTAATTTGTGAAAATTCCAATTTTTTTGTAGCAAGTGTTTGAAATTGCAAACCGAACGGCAAGATGATAAAGCTAATTCCAACGACTTGTATCATGCCGGTTAAGCTCGGTTCATTAAACATCAACGCAATGACTGGAGCCAGTATGAATAAGATTAGGAACAAGACGAATCCGACAAAAATAGAAAACCAGTACAAACTAGATAGCTCAATTTTGCTGATTTTTTCTTTTTGAATAATGGCATCTGTTATCCCCATTTCCAAAAATAGTTGCGAAAATTGAATAACAATTTGCACCATAGCTATTAGACCAAAAATTTCCGGCCCCAACACTCTACCCAATATCAGTAACTGAGCGATTTGGAGAACACTCGTCACGAGCATCGATATGGAAGTAAGTTTGACACTAGTTACTGCTTTGCTTTTTAAAGATGCCATTGGCCATTCCTCTAATCCGGT carries:
- a CDS encoding glycosyltransferase family 2 protein: MVTLNDKVSVIIPTFNRSELLKKAVGSLEKQSHQNLEIIIIDDFSTDDTEAVVAEMTDDRIIYLKHEVNKGGSEARNTGLRKATGNFIGFLDSDDQWLPEKIEMQLEKFNDEPDVGVVYTGVQVVDENNQPTRKIIPEYRGDILSKLLEFNYIDTTSSVLVRKEVLDQIEGFDAKLPSCQDWDLYIRLAQVTKFDFVKESMVLFYHHSGERITTNKTSVLNGHLSIFEKYKELAMQQRKSTFHRFTLTIWKVVFRTGIIGQNKEVVQLSRKILIEGFKNDRVSLNFLFYYLSTFLHMKILTYLYRRSKKKNKESQLFSADAPS
- the gmd gene encoding GDP-mannose 4,6-dehydratase, which gives rise to MKKALITGVNGQDGSFLSDFLLEKGYEVHGIIRRSSSFNTGRIEHLYIEELKSSENFYIHYGDMTDTSNIIRLISEIKPDEIYNLAAMSHVKVSFETPEYTADVDGIGTLRILEAVRILGLEKKTRIYQASTSELYGKVQEVPQRETTPFYPRSPYGVAKLYGYWITKNYRESYDMFAVNGILFNHESERRGETFVTRKITMAVARISNGKQDKLLLGNLDARRDWGYAKDYVECMWLILQHDTPEDFVIATGEMHTVREFATLAFKHAGIEIEWQGEGIDEKGFDVNTGEIVVEVNPEYFRLAEVEQLLGDPAKAKKLLGWNPTATSFEELVEIMVTHDCNLVKQEKSAISEY
- the fcl gene encoding GDP-L-fucose synthase, yielding MNLESKIYVAGHRGLVGSAIVRNLQEKGYHNLVFRTSKELDLTNSNQVDSFFQEQRPDYVFLAAAKVGGIAANNDYPAEFIRDNLMIQTNVIDAAHRNRVKKLLFLGSTCIYPRLAEQPMREDSLLTGELEPTNEPYAIAKIAGIKMCQSYNRQYGTNFISIMPTNLFGPNDNFDLTSSHVLPALIRKFHEAKVSQAETVEVWGTGTPKREFLYSDDLADAAIYLMNTYNGNDLVNIGVGKDISIKELAEKVGKTVGYEGEIVFNTSKPDGTPRKLVDVSRLKSLGWEAKIPLDDGLKMAYDWFLEQTEKVRL
- a CDS encoding MOP flippase family protein yields the protein MASLKSKAVTSVKLTSISMLVTSVLQIAQLLILGRVLGPEIFGLIAMVQIVIQFSQLFLEMGITDAIIQKEKISKIELSSLYWFSIFVGFVLFLILFILAPVIALMFNEPSLTGMIQVVGISFIILPFGLQFQTLATKKLEFSQITKNEILATTIGVLLTVYLAAFTALGAWSLVYGHIVMSLFRSVPWVIAGYQDAETRPQLVFSWKAIKGFVSFGLYRLGSTSINYFTTKIDQMVVGVMLGPVALGYYSMAMNLIMQPVQKLNSMINRVAFPVFSKIQLDKRKLRKTYLLITTMLTSFNAPLLAGVIVLAPYAVPLLLGEDWERSILIIQILCLYGLFKALGNPSGSLFIAVGKVRWSFYWQLFQLAIIPVVVFLAGLSGEIFVVAIAVGLLKMLLFYVSYFVRIRQIIGDSLRELNLSIVKPVVHSFIMMALLYLLNSRLTEVGAVGIIITDAITGGLIYGVLMVLNQRELIVEVKGFFRKKTLVKQG